The Pan paniscus chromosome 12, NHGRI_mPanPan1-v2.0_pri, whole genome shotgun sequence genome window below encodes:
- the LOC100995269 gene encoding interferon-induced transmembrane protein 3-like gives MNHAVQTVFTPANTSHPLNYEMLKEEHEVAVLRVPHNPAPPTSTVIHIHSETTVPSHVVWSLFNTLFMNWCHLGFIAFTYSVKSRDRKMVGDLTGAQAYASTAKCLNVCTLILGIHVTTTLIILFTSSSMIIFQAISQMIKNLQGQQ, from the coding sequence ATGAACCATGCTGTCCAAACTGTCTTCACTCCCGCCAACACCAGCCACCCCCTCAACTATGAAATGCTCAAGGAGGAGCATGAGGTGGCTGTGCTGAGGGTGCCCCACAACCCTGCTCCCCCGACATCCACCGTGATCCACATCCACAGTGagaccactgtgcccagccatgtcgTCTGGTCCCTGTTCAACACTCTCTTCATGAATTGGTGCCATCTGGGCTTCATAGCATTCACCTACTCCGTGAAGTCTAGGGACAGGAAGATGGTTGGCGACCTGACTGGGGCCCAGGCCTACGCCTCCACTGCCAAGTGCCTGAACGTTTGCACCCTCATCCTGGGCATCCATGTGACCACAACACTCATCATCCTTTTCACCAGTAGTTCTATGATAATATTCCAAGCAATTTCTCAAATGATAAAGAATCTCCAAGGCCAGCAGTAG